One Kallotenue papyrolyticum genomic window carries:
- a CDS encoding Na+/H+ antiporter subunit B has protein sequence MKSLILRTATRLLTTLLLLFSIFLLLRGHNEPGGGFVGGLMAASAFVLYSIAFDPSAARRALRFEPTVLIGAGLLLALLSGLVGVARGLPFMTGVWGTLPGLMVELGTPLVFDIGVYLTVIGVTTSIILTLAEE, from the coding sequence ATGAAGTCACTCATTCTACGCACAGCCACACGCCTGCTGACAACACTGCTGCTCCTGTTTTCCATCTTTCTGCTGCTGCGCGGTCACAATGAGCCGGGTGGTGGCTTTGTTGGCGGCCTGATGGCGGCCAGCGCCTTTGTGCTCTACAGCATCGCCTTCGATCCCAGCGCGGCGCGCCGTGCGCTGCGCTTCGAGCCAACTGTGCTGATCGGCGCGGGCCTGTTGCTGGCGCTGCTCAGTGGGCTCGTAGGCGTGGCGCGCGGCCTGCCCTTTATGACCGGAGTGTGGGGCACGCTGCCCGGTCTGATGGTGGAGCTGGGCACCCCGTTGGTCTTCGATATCGGCGTGTACTTGACGGTGATCGGCGTAACCACAAGCATTATTCTGACCCTGGCGGAGGAATAG